A genomic window from Triticum urartu cultivar G1812 chromosome 7, Tu2.1, whole genome shotgun sequence includes:
- the LOC125521270 gene encoding RNA polymerase II degradation factor 1-like: MPTFPTQQLTSLGHSSRHHQPTNPPSIATSTTIPCLRFLMAAATNTKPKRQHPAPVVDPKFEWADKAGTYVLRLSLEGFKKGDFRVQVDGAGRLTVSGARPGATPGSLHKVFQLPSTASLDDIAGRFESGVLTLTVPKRAYSAVPAPTSIEEIKRDKPGVAKEDVRPPPTKDVDGSDKKAASGGDSTTKPKEEIAKEEDVSNKAMDEATKNAQQQKQPEEASNHKQEEQKLAPEPEAKKEQEVKPEAPEKPAPEPEVAIDEKDKAVVDQESLAAGVRRRIEEEKAKAAAAAMEAKAVLEKKATACSGWKQRVAGGLEQLTDMKWADSVVEKARNNKEVVAIAIAAFSLGFFVSHKLFRK, translated from the coding sequence ATGCCAACCTTCCCAACTCAGCAGCTCACCTCCCTCGGTCACAGTTCACGACACCATCAACCGACCAATCCACCATCCATCGCAACGTCCACCACGATTCCCTGCCTACGCTTCCTCATGGCGGCCGCCACCAACACCAAGCCGAAGCGGCAGCATCCGGCACCGGTCGTGGACCCCAAGTTCGAATGGGCGGACAAGGCCGGCACCTACGTGCTCCGCCTCAGCCTCGAGGGGTTCAAGAAGGGCGACTTCAGGGTGCaggtggacggcgccggcaggctCACCGTGAGCGGGGCGAGGCCGGGTGCCACCCCGGGCTCCTTGCACAAGGTCTTCCAGCTCCCGTCTACCGCCAGCCTCGATGACATCGCCGGCCGCTTCGAGTCCGGCGTGCTCACGCTCACCGTGCCCAAGCGCGCGTACTCTGCTGTCCCCGCGCCGACGAGCATCGAGGAGATTAAGAGGGATAAACCTGGTGTGGCCAAGGAAGACGTCAGGCCGCCGCCAACCAAAGACGTCGACGGCAGCGATAAGAAGGCGGCCAGCGGCGGCGACAGCACCACCAAGCCTAAGGAAGAGATCGCCAAGGAGGAGGATGTGTCCAACAAGGCCATGGACGAGGCCACGAAGAATGCTCAACAGCAGAAGCAACCGGAGGAGGCAAGCAACCACAAACAAGAGGAGCAAAAGCTAGCACCAGAACCAGAGGCGAAGAAGGAGCAAGAAGTGAAGCCTGAGGCTCCCGAAAAGCCGGCGCCGGAGCCGGAGGTTGCCATCGACGAGAAGGACAAAGCGGTGGTTGACCAGGAGAGCCTGGCGGCGGGCGTGAGACGGCGCATCGAGGAAGAGAAAGCCAAGGCTGCGGCCGCTGCCATGGAAGCCAAAGcggtgctggagaagaaggccacggcgTGCAGCGGCTGGAAGCAGCGCGTGGCAGGGGGGCTGGAGCAGCTGACAGACATGAAGTGGGCTGACAGCGTGGTGGAGAAGGCAAGGAACAACAAGGAGGTGGTCGCCATCGCCATCGCTGCTTTCTCGCTCGGCTTCTTCGTCTCTCACAAGTTATTCAGGAAGTGA